In Flavobacterium sp. CBA20B-1, one DNA window encodes the following:
- a CDS encoding DUF493 family protein yields the protein MDQKAEEFYARLKAELENTTEKWPVEYLYKFIVPADEAKIALIEKAFNNMGAVIKTNKSKNGNYSSVSINVVMGSADAIIEKYKEVSTIEGIISL from the coding sequence ATGGATCAAAAAGCAGAAGAATTTTATGCACGCCTAAAAGCCGAGCTAGAAAATACGACCGAAAAATGGCCGGTAGAATACTTATACAAATTTATTGTTCCAGCTGATGAGGCTAAAATTGCCTTAATTGAAAAGGCTTTCAACAATATGGGAGCAGTAATTAAAACAAATAAATCTAAAAACGGAAACTACTCAAGTGTTTCAATAAATGTGGTGATGGGCAGTGCAGATGCAATTATTGAAAAATACAAAGAAGTTTCAACTATAGAAGGAATTATTTCCTTATAA
- the murA gene encoding UDP-N-acetylglucosamine 1-carboxyvinyltransferase codes for MGTFKIEGGHPLNGIVQPQGAKNEALQILCAVLLTDQKITISNIPDIIDVNKLITLLENLGVAVEKIDRNTYSFQADQVNMAYLESDKFREEGKSLRGSIMIVGPLLARFGKGYIPKPGGDKIGRRRLDTHFEGFINLGATFRYNREEYFYGVEAPNGLTGTYMLLDEASVTGTANIVMAAVLAKGTTTIYNAACEPYLQQLCKMLNAMGAKITGVGSNLLTIEGVERLGGCTHQILPDMIEIGSWIGLAAMTRSEVTIKNVSWENLGVIPTAFRKLGITIEKVNEDDIFIPAHTNGYEIKGDIDGSILTISDAPWPGLTPDLLSIFLVVAAQAKGEVLIHQKMFESRLFFVDKLIDMGAKIILCDPHRAVIIGHDFKSQLKATKMSSPDIRAGISLLIAALSAKGTSVIQNIDQIDRGYENIDERLRALGAKIERLD; via the coding sequence ATGGGAACTTTTAAGATAGAAGGTGGGCATCCGTTAAATGGAATTGTACAACCGCAAGGAGCTAAAAATGAAGCACTTCAAATTTTATGTGCTGTTTTACTGACTGATCAAAAAATCACAATTTCAAATATTCCTGATATCATCGATGTAAACAAACTAATTACATTGTTAGAAAACTTAGGCGTTGCTGTTGAAAAAATCGACCGAAACACCTATTCCTTTCAGGCAGATCAGGTGAATATGGCTTATTTAGAGTCGGATAAATTCCGCGAAGAAGGAAAATCGCTTAGAGGGTCTATCATGATTGTGGGGCCGTTATTAGCACGATTTGGAAAAGGATACATACCCAAACCGGGAGGAGATAAAATTGGTCGCCGCAGATTAGATACCCATTTTGAAGGATTTATCAATTTAGGAGCTACTTTTAGATACAACCGCGAAGAATATTTTTACGGGGTAGAAGCGCCCAATGGCTTAACAGGCACCTATATGTTGCTAGATGAAGCTTCTGTTACCGGAACAGCCAATATTGTAATGGCTGCTGTTTTAGCAAAAGGAACCACCACTATATACAACGCTGCTTGTGAACCGTATTTGCAACAATTGTGTAAGATGCTGAACGCCATGGGTGCAAAAATTACTGGCGTTGGATCGAATTTGTTAACGATAGAAGGTGTGGAACGCTTAGGTGGATGCACGCACCAAATTTTACCCGATATGATCGAAATTGGGTCATGGATTGGTTTGGCAGCAATGACACGTAGCGAGGTTACCATAAAAAATGTAAGCTGGGAAAATTTAGGTGTGATACCAACAGCTTTCAGAAAATTGGGAATTACCATTGAAAAAGTAAACGAAGACGATATTTTCATTCCTGCACACACCAACGGTTATGAAATTAAAGGCGATATTGACGGATCTATTTTAACAATTTCTGATGCCCCATGGCCAGGATTAACTCCCGATTTATTAAGTATATTTTTAGTAGTTGCAGCACAGGCCAAGGGAGAGGTGTTGATTCACCAAAAAATGTTTGAATCACGTTTGTTTTTCGTTGACAAATTGATTGATATGGGTGCAAAGATTATTTTGTGCGATCCACACCGCGCTGTAATCATTGGCCATGATTTTAAATCGCAGTTAAAGGCTACCAAAATGTCATCACCTGATATTCGTGCCGGAATTTCATTGTTAATTGCAGCGTTATCAGCAAAAGGAACAAGTGTCATTCAAAACATCGATCAAATAGATCGCGGTTACGAAAACATTGATGAACGCTTAAGAGCTTTAGGAGCAAAAATTGAGCGTTTGGATTAA
- a CDS encoding RecQ family ATP-dependent DNA helicase, whose amino-acid sequence MFEALHILKKHWNHDAFRFPQEEIIESVVQGNDTLALLPTGGGKSICFQIPALMTDGICLVISPLIALIEDQINQLKDRNIKALSISGNLSTEEISNLLDNSLYGNFKFLYIAPERLKNEWILSRIIQLPINLVAIDEAHCISQWGHDFRPAYLEIGKLKEWLPNVPFIALTASANKRVQDDIINSLHLVNPQTFKKSFLRNELHYGVYQQESTEEIMFQILKKSNAPAIVYVKSRKATVEVAENLKSYGIAADFFHGGLDFKSKKEKLNQWISEKTLVMVATNAFGMGIDKPNVRNVIHLHIPDNLESYYQEAGRAGRDGEKAFATLILNNYSVTEATNFHQHNHLETDFVKLVYKRFVNQFQIAYGEGFNETIRFNFKDFCKKHNLPVSKTFHAFAFLDRQSVLTFEQHFKYKNYIHFLLNSEDAIAYFSNHSIEEIIFLSILHHYRGIHESDTFIDIDVLAKHTKIPNQKIIEIIDSWVLKGFCSFTQAPNDTNIVLNEIREDDITINRVAKNLVQFNNVKDMQFKAMLHYVTNQSVCKNKILLDYFDELYTDDCGKCSVCIQKKNSAEDVLSQIKNQLKNHPKGHVFELSELKSRYLNQTIYLAQALTELIEENQFIYQNATYIKL is encoded by the coding sequence TTGTTTGAAGCTTTACACATTTTAAAAAAACATTGGAACCATGATGCTTTTCGCTTTCCGCAAGAAGAAATCATAGAGTCGGTGGTTCAGGGAAACGATACGCTTGCACTACTACCAACTGGCGGTGGCAAAAGTATTTGTTTTCAAATTCCAGCCTTAATGACCGATGGTATTTGCTTGGTGATTTCACCTTTAATTGCGTTGATTGAAGATCAAATCAATCAATTAAAAGACCGCAATATCAAAGCACTTTCTATTTCAGGAAACCTATCAACCGAAGAAATTTCAAACTTGCTGGATAATTCGCTTTACGGAAACTTCAAATTTCTGTATATAGCTCCCGAACGCTTAAAAAATGAATGGATTTTAAGCCGAATCATTCAATTGCCTATAAATTTGGTAGCGATAGACGAAGCACACTGTATTTCGCAATGGGGACACGATTTTCGTCCTGCATATTTAGAAATTGGCAAGTTAAAAGAATGGTTGCCCAATGTGCCGTTTATTGCTTTAACGGCTTCGGCCAACAAACGTGTGCAAGATGATATCATTAACAGCCTTCATTTGGTGAATCCGCAAACGTTTAAAAAATCATTTTTGCGGAATGAATTGCATTATGGCGTTTATCAACAAGAAAGCACCGAAGAAATAATGTTTCAAATTTTAAAAAAATCAAATGCACCCGCAATTGTTTATGTGAAAAGTAGAAAAGCAACGGTTGAAGTGGCAGAAAATTTGAAATCATACGGTATTGCTGCCGATTTTTTTCACGGAGGTTTGGATTTTAAATCAAAAAAAGAAAAGTTAAACCAATGGATTAGCGAAAAAACCTTGGTAATGGTAGCTACGAATGCTTTTGGAATGGGGATTGATAAGCCCAACGTGCGCAATGTGATTCATTTGCATATTCCCGATAATTTAGAGAGTTACTATCAAGAAGCCGGACGTGCCGGACGTGATGGCGAAAAAGCTTTTGCCACATTAATCTTAAACAATTACAGCGTTACCGAAGCCACTAATTTTCATCAGCACAACCACTTAGAAACCGACTTTGTAAAGCTGGTATATAAACGCTTTGTAAACCAATTTCAAATTGCTTATGGCGAAGGTTTTAACGAAACCATTCGTTTTAATTTTAAAGATTTTTGTAAGAAACACAATTTGCCCGTAAGCAAAACCTTTCATGCGTTTGCTTTTTTAGACAGGCAATCGGTTCTTACTTTTGAACAACATTTTAAATATAAAAATTACATACATTTTTTATTAAATTCTGAAGATGCCATTGCATATTTTAGTAATCATTCTATCGAAGAAATTATCTTTTTAAGTATTTTGCACCATTACCGCGGCATACACGAAAGTGACACCTTTATAGACATTGATGTATTGGCAAAACATACCAAAATACCCAACCAAAAAATTATTGAAATTATTGACTCTTGGGTTTTAAAAGGATTTTGCTCCTTTACACAAGCCCCAAATGATACAAATATTGTTTTAAACGAAATTCGTGAAGATGATATAACTATTAACCGAGTGGCAAAAAATTTGGTGCAGTTTAACAATGTAAAAGACATGCAATTCAAAGCAATGCTGCATTATGTAACCAATCAATCGGTTTGTAAAAACAAAATCTTATTAGATTATTTCGATGAGCTATATACCGATGATTGCGGCAAATGTTCGGTTTGTATTCAAAAGAAAAACAGCGCAGAGGATGTGCTTTCACAAATAAAAAATCAATTAAAAAACCACCCAAAAGGTCATGTTTTTGAATTGAGCGAATTAAAAAGTCGTTATTTAAACCAAACAATTTACTTGGCGCAAGCCTTAACCGAATTAATTGAAGAAAACCAATTTATTTATCAAAACGCAACCTATATTAAATTATAA
- a CDS encoding ATP-binding protein yields the protein MDKKIIVLIGGPGSGKTSVINKLAEKGYVCYPEISRQVTLDAQKTGVDQLFLKEPLLFSELLLKGRIEQFKNALTENADCVFIDRGIPDVLAYMHYIGDAYPTVFEDACKEHRYTKIFILPPWEEIYECDNERYENFEQAQLIHNHLVETYESYGYHLQEVPKGDLETRIAFILNNL from the coding sequence GTGGATAAGAAAATTATTGTTTTAATTGGCGGTCCTGGTTCGGGCAAAACATCGGTTATTAATAAATTGGCTGAAAAAGGATACGTTTGCTATCCTGAAATTTCGCGACAAGTTACTTTAGATGCACAAAAAACAGGTGTTGATCAATTGTTTTTAAAAGAACCTTTATTGTTTAGCGAACTGCTATTAAAAGGGCGTATTGAGCAATTTAAAAATGCACTAACCGAAAATGCCGATTGCGTTTTTATTGATCGTGGAATTCCCGATGTGTTGGCGTATATGCACTATATTGGCGATGCCTACCCTACCGTATTCGAAGACGCTTGCAAAGAACACCGCTATACAAAAATTTTTATTTTACCGCCTTGGGAAGAAATTTACGAATGCGACAACGAACGCTATGAGAATTTTGAACAAGCCCAACTTATTCACAATCACTTGGTGGAAACCTACGAAAGCTATGGCTATCACCTACAAGAGGTGCCAAAAGGTGATTTAGAAACAAGAATTGCTTTTATTTTGAATAATTTGTAA
- the fmt gene encoding methionyl-tRNA formyltransferase, whose amino-acid sequence MNKLRIVFMGTPDFAVGILDTIYKNNYEIAAVVTAPDKPAGRGQKLQQSAVKIYAEQNNLKVLQPTNLKSETFLAELAALNANLQIVVAFRMLPKAVWAMPEFGTFNLHASLLPDYRGAAPINWAIINGEEKTGVTTFFIDEKIDTGAIILKKEAHIAPNETAGTLHDKLMHLGADAVIETLELIKNNNATTTLQPAEDTKTAYKLNRENCKINFNKESKEVYNLIRGLNPYPSAYTILIDHENEWNVKLHDVSYRTEKHNHQPGSFIATKKTIEIATIDGFIEVLSLQFPGKKKMKTTELLNGMQFSEQAKCN is encoded by the coding sequence ATGAATAAACTACGAATTGTTTTCATGGGAACACCCGACTTTGCCGTGGGAATTTTAGATACAATCTACAAAAACAATTACGAAATTGCAGCTGTGGTTACAGCACCAGACAAACCAGCAGGCCGCGGTCAAAAACTGCAACAATCTGCCGTAAAAATATATGCCGAGCAAAATAACTTAAAGGTTTTGCAACCCACCAACCTAAAATCGGAAACTTTTCTTGCAGAATTGGCCGCATTAAACGCCAACTTGCAAATAGTGGTAGCTTTTAGGATGTTGCCAAAGGCCGTTTGGGCAATGCCCGAATTTGGCACGTTTAATTTACACGCATCTTTACTTCCCGATTACCGCGGAGCCGCTCCCATAAATTGGGCAATTATCAACGGAGAAGAAAAAACAGGCGTAACTACATTTTTTATTGATGAAAAGATAGACACAGGTGCTATAATCCTAAAAAAAGAAGCACATATTGCACCAAATGAAACCGCCGGAACATTGCACGACAAATTGATGCATTTAGGCGCAGACGCAGTCATTGAAACCTTAGAGTTAATAAAAAACAACAATGCCACCACCACGCTGCAACCTGCAGAAGACACAAAAACGGCGTATAAACTTAACCGAGAAAATTGTAAAATAAACTTTAATAAGGAAAGTAAAGAAGTTTACAATTTAATTCGGGGGTTAAATCCCTATCCTTCTGCTTATACCATTTTGATAGATCATGAAAACGAATGGAATGTTAAATTACACGATGTATCTTATCGAACCGAAAAACACAATCACCAACCCGGAAGTTTTATCGCTACGAAAAAAACAATAGAAATTGCTACTATTGATGGATTTATCGAAGTTTTGTCGTTGCAATTTCCAGGAAAAAAGAAAATGAAAACAACAGAATTACTCAACGGAATGCAATTTTCAGAGCAAGCAAAGTGTAATTAA
- the rpsT gene encoding 30S ribosomal protein S20 — MANHKSALKRIRSNEKKRVLNKYQHKTTRNAIKALRLIETKSEAAEKLVVVTSMIDKLAKKNIIHANKAANLKSKLTKHVNAL, encoded by the coding sequence ATGGCAAATCACAAGTCAGCTTTAAAAAGAATTAGAAGCAACGAAAAGAAAAGAGTTTTAAACAAGTATCAGCACAAAACAACTCGTAATGCAATTAAAGCTTTACGTTTGATTGAAACAAAATCAGAAGCTGCTGAAAAATTAGTTGTTGTTACTTCTATGATCGATAAATTAGCTAAAAAGAATATTATTCATGCTAACAAAGCAGCTAACTTAAAGTCTAAATTAACAAAACACGTTAACGCACTTTAA
- a CDS encoding HU family DNA-binding protein produces the protein MNKTQLIDAIAEDAGISKTAAKSALESFLKNVGETLTKGEKISLVGFGSWSVSERAEREGRNPQTGKSIKIAAKKVVKFKAGADLDGAVNTPVKAAAKKKK, from the coding sequence ATGAACAAAACACAATTAATCGACGCGATTGCAGAAGATGCAGGAATTAGCAAAACAGCAGCTAAATCAGCTTTAGAATCATTTTTAAAAAATGTTGGTGAAACATTAACTAAAGGAGAAAAAATTTCTTTAGTAGGTTTTGGATCTTGGTCTGTTTCTGAAAGAGCAGAAAGAGAAGGTAGAAATCCACAAACTGGGAAATCAATTAAAATTGCTGCTAAAAAAGTAGTTAAATTTAAAGCTGGTGCTGATTTAGACGGAGCTGTAAACACACCTGTTAAAGCTGCAGCGAAAAAGAAAAAATAA
- a CDS encoding DUF4290 domain-containing protein: MKFNPTEAINNLEYNTNRRDLVLPEYGRHLQKLIDQVILIEDREERNRAARAVIDIMGTINPHLRDVLDFQHKLWDQLFKMSRFELDVDSPYEKPKAVTDFHEPVLIDYPKNNHEYRFYGSNIVDMIQEAVNWEEGERKDALIMVIANHMKKSYVNWNNESVEDAVIFQHLKKLSAGKIDLTTGVDENNNSVNLAKTNNWNNPYQNNRNASGGNSNNRNNQFQNRNNSGNNSQRNNSNNNSNNKQGNNTNNRFVKKNNTNSPKNRNTN, translated from the coding sequence ATGAAATTTAATCCAACAGAAGCAATAAACAATTTAGAATACAACACCAACCGCAGAGATTTGGTGTTGCCTGAATATGGTCGTCATTTGCAAAAATTAATCGACCAAGTTATTTTAATAGAAGACCGTGAAGAGCGCAACCGTGCAGCACGTGCCGTGATTGATATAATGGGAACGATTAATCCGCATTTGCGCGATGTGTTAGATTTTCAACACAAACTATGGGATCAGCTTTTTAAAATGTCGCGTTTTGAGTTAGACGTAGATTCACCTTATGAAAAACCAAAAGCAGTAACCGATTTTCACGAACCGGTTTTAATTGACTATCCCAAAAACAACCATGAATACCGTTTTTATGGTTCCAATATTGTGGATATGATTCAAGAAGCTGTTAATTGGGAAGAAGGAGAGCGGAAAGATGCTTTAATCATGGTGATTGCCAACCACATGAAGAAAAGTTATGTGAACTGGAATAATGAATCGGTAGAAGATGCTGTGATTTTTCAACATTTAAAAAAATTATCGGCAGGCAAAATTGATTTAACAACCGGCGTTGATGAGAACAACAATTCGGTGAACCTTGCCAAAACAAATAACTGGAACAACCCATATCAAAACAACCGCAATGCTTCGGGTGGTAATTCCAATAACCGCAACAATCAATTTCAAAATCGCAACAATTCAGGAAACAACAGTCAAAGAAACAATTCGAATAATAATTCTAATAACAAACAAGGGAACAACACCAATAATAGATTTGTTAAGAAAAATAATACTAATTCACCGAAAAACAGAAACACAAATTAA
- a CDS encoding YqgE/AlgH family protein — translation MKQLTPTKGKLLIADSSVLLDTVFSRTVLLLAEHNAKGSVGFILNKPLNLTLQDVIPEASVNFRIFSGGPVEQDNLYFIHTIPSLIPNSIEIKDGIFWGGDYEILFELLKENKVSQKDIRFFLGYSGWEENQLQEEVQQKAWTCVENQFTNHLLEKTPSKLWKELMIDLGDEFIIWANAPEDPVMN, via the coding sequence ATGAAACAGTTAACCCCCACTAAAGGAAAGTTATTAATAGCTGATTCTTCGGTTTTATTAGACACCGTTTTTAGTAGAACCGTTTTATTATTAGCTGAACACAATGCTAAAGGAAGTGTAGGATTTATTCTGAACAAGCCTTTGAATTTAACATTACAAGATGTGATACCTGAAGCTTCGGTAAATTTCAGAATTTTCAGTGGTGGTCCGGTAGAACAAGACAATTTATACTTTATACACACCATTCCTTCATTAATACCAAACAGTATCGAAATTAAAGACGGTATTTTTTGGGGGGGCGATTATGAAATATTGTTTGAACTTTTAAAAGAAAACAAAGTTTCGCAAAAAGACATTCGCTTTTTCTTAGGATACAGTGGTTGGGAAGAAAACCAATTGCAAGAAGAAGTACAGCAAAAAGCTTGGACGTGTGTAGAAAACCAATTCACCAATCATTTACTAGAAAAAACACCCTCTAAATTATGGAAAGAATTAATGATTGATTTGGGCGATGAATTTATCATTTGGGCAAATGCACCCGAAGATCCCGTTATGAATTGA